From a single Acidimicrobiales bacterium genomic region:
- a CDS encoding DUF222 domain-containing protein has protein sequence MFERVRDVLKAAIGELVVPVDAAALTDSLALLDQLTARVVDGIGAFDRAEAWSDSGAVSMTAWLRSTGCSARNAHAMARTARRLGDLPVLAEAYRNGTLSSGQVQAIVVNLNDAVTPLFAWAEADLVPTLAAMPVVDVAAAMQTWAQAAKDSLVDPADPEPARPERRLHLSRTMDGRRELSGSLDAEAGAIAETALRLASTDDVDGEPGRTPAERRADALVDILRFFLDHQQTHRGGRHRPHLNVFLDHDDLGDAPGSSGWLPDGTLLDGATLRRLACDAGVHRVITQGRSSILDYGTTTRTIPANLFNALVARDRHCRFGDCDRPAEWCDAHHVTHWADGGPTELGNLVLGCSRHHHLVHQPGWHAKLLPDGTYLVSTPNGHTIESRPSGRPPDLFGSQRRAA, from the coding sequence ATGTTCGAGCGGGTCAGAGACGTCCTGAAGGCAGCGATCGGTGAGCTGGTCGTCCCGGTCGACGCCGCCGCGCTGACCGACAGCCTCGCCTTGCTCGACCAGCTCACCGCCAGGGTCGTCGACGGCATAGGGGCGTTCGACCGGGCGGAGGCATGGAGCGACTCGGGCGCCGTGAGCATGACGGCGTGGCTCCGGTCGACGGGGTGCAGCGCTCGGAATGCTCACGCGATGGCACGGACGGCGCGGCGGTTGGGTGACCTGCCGGTGTTGGCGGAGGCGTATCGGAACGGGACGTTGTCGTCGGGGCAGGTGCAGGCGATCGTGGTGAACCTCAACGACGCCGTCACGCCGCTGTTCGCCTGGGCCGAGGCCGATCTGGTGCCGACGTTGGCGGCGATGCCGGTGGTCGACGTGGCCGCGGCGATGCAGACCTGGGCGCAGGCAGCGAAGGACTCGCTGGTCGACCCGGCGGATCCCGAGCCGGCGCGGCCGGAGCGGCGGCTGCACCTGTCCCGCACGATGGACGGTCGCCGGGAGCTCTCGGGGTCACTCGACGCCGAAGCGGGCGCGATCGCCGAGACCGCGCTGCGGCTCGCGTCGACCGACGACGTCGATGGGGAGCCGGGGCGGACACCGGCGGAGCGGCGGGCCGACGCGCTGGTCGACATCCTGAGGTTCTTCCTCGATCACCAGCAGACCCACCGAGGTGGGCGGCACCGGCCCCATCTGAACGTCTTCCTGGATCACGACGACCTCGGCGACGCACCCGGGAGCTCGGGGTGGCTGCCCGACGGCACCCTGTTGGACGGCGCCACCCTCCGGAGGCTCGCCTGCGACGCGGGTGTGCATCGGGTGATCACCCAGGGCCGGTCGAGCATCCTCGACTACGGCACCACCACCCGCACCATCCCCGCCAACCTCTTCAACGCCCTCGTCGCCCGTGACCGGCACTGCCGGTTCGGCGACTGCGACCGGCCGGCGGAGTGGTGCGACGCCCACCACGTCACCCACTGGGCCGACGGCGGTCCCACGGAGCTCGGGAACCTGGTGCTGGGTTGCTCCCGCCACCACCACCTCGTCCACCAACCCGGTTGGCACGCCAAGCTCCTACCCGACGGCACCTACCTGGTCTCCACACCCAACGGCCACACCATCGAGAGCCGGCCATCCGGTAGACCACCCGACCTGTTCGGCAGCCAGAGGAGGGCAGCGTGA